Genomic window (Pseudomonadota bacterium):
CACCCAGGCCGGCGATGGCCAGCACCCAGGAATAACGAAAATCGTCCCAGTACCCCAGGATGATCAGCGCCGGCATCGTGAAAATCACGCCGGTGGCGATGGATGTGCCCGCCGATGCGCCGGTCGCTACGATATTGTTCTCGAGGATATGGCCGCCACCGAGCAACTTGAGCACCGCCATCGACACCACCGCGGCCGGAATGGCCGAGGCAATCGTCATGCCCGCGAACAAACCGAGATACGCATTCGCGGCAGCCAGGATCATAGCCAGCACGATGGCCAGAATTATGGCCCGGGGGGTTAGCTCACGGGGCGCTTGCTGACTCATCGGCAGATCCTTTTCCGTGGAAAGATTTGTTGTTGGTGTTATCCGATCAGCGGACCGTGCCCGATAGTAGTCTCCCGGTGGCGCTCTCGTCCATGTGCCTGACAATCAGCAAGCCCCCGAGCGGCCACAAAAAGACCGCTAGAAAT
Coding sequences:
- a CDS encoding OPT/YSL family transporter, translated to MSQQAPRELTPRAIILAIVLAMILAAANAYLGLFAGMTIASAIPAAVVSMAVLKLLGGGHILENNIVATGASAGTSIATGVIFTMPALIILGYWDDFRYSWVLAIAGLG